The Hymenobacter sp. DG25A nucleotide sequence ATTTACCCGCCTATGGCTGAATCAATAAATGCGCTGGTAGAAGGTTGCCGAAAGAACCAGCCAGCTGCTCAAAGGGCGTTGTATGAGCGCCTGGGTTATCAGTTAATGGGCGTTTGCATGCGTTACTGCTCTTCCCGGGCCGAGGCGGAGGACGCTCTGCAGGTAACGTTTGTCAAGATCTTCACCCGCTTGGAGCAATTCCGTGGGCAAGGGCCATTTGAAGCCTGGGCCCGCCGCATTGCGGTAACTACTGCCATAAACAGCTACCAGCAAAACCGGCAACAGCATGTACCGCTGGATGCCGCCGAAGTAACAGAGCTGGCACATGCCGACGGAACTCCCTTTGACCAGCTTTCGGCAGAGGACTTAGTGCGCATGATTCATCAATTACCCCTGGGATACCGCACAGTGCTGAATCTATATGCTATTGAAGGCTATAGTCACGCAGAAATCAGTGAGTTACTGGGCATCTCGGAAGGTACCAGCAAATCCCAATTGTCGCGAGCCCGCCGCCTGCTAGAGGAGCGGCTGCTTGTTTCAACCTCCTCTTCTAACTACAATGACTGAGCACGAATCGGAACAATTTTATAACGACCTGCGCCAAAAGCTGGAAGGCTTTGGCAGTGCCGTTCCGGAGTCCGTTTGGTCCGGAATTCAGGAAAAGATGCCCGCTGCTCCCCGTAAGCGGCGGCTTTGGCCTTTGCTGCTTCTCTTATTACTGTGCAGCAACTACATCATTTATCTGGCCCTGGGTCCCTCCTCTCCGCTCCGGCAGCACCTGCCCTGGCAGGATTCGGCAGAAGGTAAAGGCGTCGTAGCGCACAACGCCTCCCGCTCCGGGGCGGCCCCGGGTGCGCCCGCTGAAGGCGGGAAGGCCGCACTGGGTTCAGCAGCAGCATCTCAGGCTGCAGGCCAAGCGGAAGAGCATCCCGGCGGCAGCTTAGCGGGAACCGCTTTGGATGGTGCACCTACCAGCGCATCCATCAGTACCCTTGGTTCCGGCAGGGCAGCACGGCCCACCCTTTTGCCTGTGCCCGAGCGACGCACAAAAAACCAGCCCGCAGAGGAGAATATTTCACCAAAAGGCGCTCAAAAGCCAGCATCACGCACCCGCCGCTCCAAAATCTTCCCGGGTGCGTTGACGGCTATAGTTGGCAATCGGAGAGGTGCAAACCGAGGCGCCAACCGCTTTACGGATAACGGCGCAGGCGCTAATTCATCATCGGCCCTAACGGCGGCAAGCAAACCCCGCCGCCCGGCTTCCATGCGCCGCTCAGGCAGCCGGTTGGCAGGAGCTGATACTGAATCTGTGGGGGAGCAATTTGCTGCCAACGGGCAGGTCGCTTCTGCTTCAAAAACTCGTCGTCGGGGCCAGGCAGGCAAGCCCGAAAAGCTGACGTATGAGGCTTTGGCTATGCGCCGGGTGCTGCCCCCAGAGCTAGAGGCAGAGGAGCCGGAGGTAAATAAGAAGCGTCGTCCGCGCACCAAACGTACGCGCATTAACCGCACGCTTCAAAAAATGGGCGTAGAGTTGGTAGCTGGTACAGGTATTTCTTATCGTAAACTGGGCGGCATTACCACGCAGCTGCAGAGTCTGGAAAAGCCAGGAGTAAGCTATTCAGGCCATTTAGGAATGACTTACGCCCTCAACAAGCGTCTGTCGGTGATGGCCGGGGCCGGTTATGCAGAATTTGCTACCTCCTTGAATTACCAGCTAAAGAAAACTGCGCAGGACGCAGCTAAGACAGTATCCTTCCGTGATGTGCACCGGTATTTTGCGGTACCCGTGCAGGTGCAATACCAGCTCCTGGGCAACCACCGCTGGAACATTGGCACCATGGGTGGCGCTACAGTTAGCCTACGGAGTAGTTCCCGCACCACGGAAGGCAGCGCCTGTGCCTGCACTCAGCGCGACTGGGAGCCAGGGGTAGCATCCCCTTACCGTGTCACCAACATCCTGCTAACGGCAGGGGCCTTTGCCAATTACCAAATGGCGGTGGGCCAATGGTTTACTCTCCGCCCGCAGGCTCAGTATTTCCTGAACTCTATTACTGACCCAGCCCAAAATAAAACTGCTCGCCACCCCTGGAATCTCGGGGTAGAAGTAGGTGTGATGTGGGACCTAGCACCCCGCAAGAAATAATTGAACATTTCTCTCCTCTATATATTATCCTTCCCATGCAGCGCACCCTCAAGTGGCTTTCCGCCCTCCACATACTCGTTTTTTCCCTTTCTGGCTGTGAGCTTAGCCCAGATGTCGTCATCTGCGAGGATGGTACACCTCCTGTGCTAGGTACGCCGGCTACCATTCAGGAAATACCAACGAAGCTGGGCCCGCCCATGCAGTTGTTTACCTATGATCCTGCTCAGGAAAACACCTTTACTAGTACCCAAGGCACTGCGATTCTTATTCCGGCTAATGCTTTCGTGAATGAAAATGGGCAACCTATTACCACCCCGGTGCATCTGGAAATGCGGGAGGTATTTAATAAAGCCGATATGGTGCTGGCCGCCATGCCTACTATCAGCAACGGGCGCATTCTGGAGTCGGCAGGTGAGCTGTATTTGTCTCCCCAGGAAAAAGTAAAGTGGGCCGATGGCAAGACCATTGAAATGACAACTACCATCCCTCCAAGTGTCACTAGTATGAATGGCATGCGTCTATTTTCCGGTGCATCTAACCCCACGGTAGGTTGCTTCAACTGGGATCTAGTGCTGGATACGGGTTCAGCCTTAGCTGTAACGGGGCAAGCTTTGCCTCAAGCCAAAGTAACCATCAGCAGCACCTTGCTCAATACGGGTGCTACTTGGATCAACATTGATAAATTTCTCCCTGAGGCACCTAAGGACACCATTGTAGCTAACATCCCCGGTGACCCCGTTGACGTGGCTAAAAACACTATGGCCTTTGCTCTGATCCGGGACAGGAATAGCGTATTGCGGTTATGTGACTCCTCAGAGCCAGGGACTTTGCAAACACCGGGTATTCCCTTAGGTACTGCGGTTAGTGTGGTTGTAATCCGTACACTGAATAGCAAGATGTACTTTGGACGCACCAATACCATTGTAGATGGCAAAAAGTACCTCACTCCCAATATCCTGGAAATAACCCCGGAGGCTTTAGTAGACTCACTTAAGCTACTAAAGTAAATTCGGCATACCAATAAAGCGAAAGGCCCGCTTCCGGAAATCCGGAAGCGGGCCTTTTACTATAGTGTGGTCAGGCGAGCTACAAAACTTTATGCAGCGTGGCTTCCTGTTCAGCCTTTGCCTTGCCGTTTTTAGCGGCAGGTTGCTCGGCACCTTTTTCAGCCACGGGAGCATGCGGTTCCGTGCTCTGCTTTTCCTCTTGTACCTGGTCAGCCGACTTGGTGCCGTAGATATGGTCCAGGTCCTTGATCATATTATCGTCTACCTGCAGGTCTTTGAGCAGGCCTTCGCGGATGTCGTACACCAGGCCGTGCAGGCGGGGCGGGTTGTCGCCTTTCAGGGCATTCTGGATGATGCTGGTTTTGGCCAGGTTGCGCACCTGCTCCACAACGTTTAGCTCTACCAGGCGGCGCAGACGCTCGTCTTCGTCCTTAATGCGTAGGAACTCGGTTTCGTGTACCCGGATAACGTCGCGGATGTTGGTAAGCCAGTTATCGATGAGGCCGTACTGCTTGTCGGAAGCGGCGGCGGCCACGCCCCCGCAGCCATAGTGGCCCACCACCATAATATCCTGCACGCCCAGCACCTCTACGGCGTACTGCAGCACAGAAAGCAGGTTTAAATCGGTGTGCACCACCATGTTGGCAATGTTGCGGTGCACGAACATCTCGCCTGGGCCGGTGCCGGTGATGGCCGAGGCCGGCACCCGCGAATCGGAGCAGCCAATGAACAGGTAGCGGGGCTGCTGCCCGTCGGCCAGTCTTTCAAAGTATTGCGGATCGGATTGGCGCTTTGCGTCCACCCACTTGCGGTTGTTTTCCAGAATTGGCTCGATACCTTTCATGATGCAATAATAGTGGTCGGAATGTGTTGATGAAATCCCGGATAAGGGGAAATGTTTTAGTGGCCTACCGGAGTTACCTGCGGAATCTGGCGCAGTTCTAGGTCAATATCCCGCTCCAGGGCATTTACGCGGAAGTTCTCAATGGCTTCCAGCACGTCGTAGTCAATCACCTCAGAGTCAGAGCCATCGATGATAACGCGGGACCCGGGCTTGAAGCGGTCCAGCAGCTGCACGATGCTGGCCTTATTTAAAAAGGATACGTGCTCACTCAGTTTCAGGTGAAACGTGCCCGGCTCGCGGGAAGGCTCGTGGTGGAAAAAGTACGCCGACTGATAGTTGGCTTTCAGGATGAAGAACACGGCTACTACCAGCCCAATGCTGATGCCTTTCAGCAAATCACTGAACAGAATGGCCAGAATAGTGATAATGAACGGCAGGAACTGCTCCCAGCCCAGCTTCCACTGCATACGGTAGAGGGCGGGCTTGGTCAGCTTAAAGCCCACCAACAGCAAAACAGCCGCCAGCGCCGATAAGGGAATCAGATTGAGCACCGGGGCCAGCAGCAGCACACTCAGCAACAGGAACAAGCCGTGGATAAACGCCGACATTTTGGTTTGGGCGCCAGCATTGATGTTGGCCGAACTGCGCACGATAACGGCAGTCATGGGCAGGCCACCCAGCAGGGCAGCTACCATGTTTCCTACGCCCTGCGCTTTCAGCTCGCGGTTCTGGGGAGTGTGGCGCTTGTGGGGGTCCAGTTTATCCACGGCCTCTACGCTCAGCAGGGTTTCCAGGGAAGCTACCATGGCAATGGTGAAGGCCACGCCGTAGGTAGCCGGGCGCAGAAAGGCGCTCCAGTCGGGGAAGGTGAGCAGGCCACTCAGGTCGCCGAGGGAGGATACCACGGGCAGTTTTACCATGTGCTCCGGCTGCACCTGCAGCGTGGGAGCAATGGAACCCAGCAGCAGGTTCAGGCCAATAGAGCCGGCTACTACCAGCAGCGCGGCCGGCACCATTTTCACCAGCTTCAGTCGCTGCATGGCTTTGCTATCCCAGGCCAGCAGCACCAGCATAGACACGCTGCCAATCAGGATGGCGCCCGGGCTCAGTGCTTTCAGAGCATCCCCAATGGCGGAAAACGTATTTTGGCCGTCCAGCTGGAAGAAGTTGTTATCCTCGAAATAGTCGGTATCGGCCCCCAGAAAGTGGGGTATCTGCTTCAGAATCAGAATAAGGCCAATGGCGGCCAGCATGCCCCGGATAACCGACGAAGGGAAGTACATGCCAATAATACCGGCTTTCACGAAGCCCAGTATTACCTGCAGAATACCGGCCACCACGGTAGCCGCCAGCAGGGCCTCAAAGGAGCCCAGCGTTTGAATGGCCGTAAGCACAATAACGGTGAGGCCGGCCGCCGGGCCGCTCACGCTCAGCTGCGAGCCGCTCAGCCAGGATACCAGCGTACCCCCTACTATACCGGTAATGATGCCGGCCAGCAGCGGAGCGCCGGAGGCAAGCGAAATACCCAGACACAGGGGCAGGGCCACCAGAAATACCACCAGCCCGGCCGGCGCATCGTTAGCCAGTGTGCTTAGGTAGCCTCCCGGTAGCGGACTGGCGGCGGTGGTATTAGTGTCTACTTTTTCAGCCGTTTGACTCATAGCATTCTACTCTGGAGAACATGGGAAACGGGCCGGATGACCCGAATATGAACACAAGAGTAAGGCCGCATAGTTAAGGCGGTGTTAAAAGGGAATTAAATTACGATTAAAACACCCCGGGCTTATGCAAAAGGCAATATCAGCCACACCTGCGTGCCCCGCCCCAGCTGACTTTCTACCTGAATGCGCCCGCCATGCAGCTCCATGATTTTGGAGGTGAGCGGCAGGCCGATGCCGTGGCCCGGCACATTGCGCACGGCCTCGGCCCGGAAGAAAGGCACAAACACCTGCTGGCGGTCGGTTTCACTCATGCCCATGCCCTGGTCGCGCACTTCCAGGCATACGTGGCCGGGCGGGGCCGTGAGCGAGGCCACAATGGGCTGGTTATGGCCCACTGAAAACTTGCAGGCATTTTCCAGCACGTTCAGCACGGCCACCAGCAGCAGGGCCTCGTTGCCAAACACAGAATACGGTCCGGTGCGGCCATCCGGCTGAGATTCGCCAAACTCCAGATCAATGCGGCAGGTGGGGTGGCGGCGCTGCATTTCCTCGTGGGCCAGCAGCAAGAGCTCGTCAAATCGCACCTGGGTGCGGGAAATCTGGGAGGGGTCGTCGGAAGCACGGGCTATCTGCAGCAGGCCATTGGTGAGGTCTTTCAGCAGGCGAGCGGCATCCAGAAGGCTGCGCAGCACGCGGCGGTACTCCTCGGGAGTGCGCTCCTGCTGCAGCAGGGCCACTTCCAGCTCGCCAATAATGGCCGTAAGCGGAGTGCGCAGCTCATGGGAGGCATCGCGCACGAAGGTACGCTGGCCGGCAAAGGCCGTTTCCAGGCGGTCGAGGAGGCGGTTGAAGCGCTGGGCCAGGTGCGAAACTTCATCCTGCCCATCAGCCATGGAAAGCCGCTGGTGCAGGTCGGAAGCTGTAATACTATCTACTTCCTGCACAATGCGCTGCATGGGGCGCAGGGCCTGCCCGGCAAAAAACCACCCGCCAATGCCCACTCCCACCAACGAAACAAGCAGCCCGCTGAGCAGAATCACCCGCAGGGTTTCCAGTTCATGTCGGCTATCGGCATCTACGGAGGAGGCCAGCACCACAAATGTGCGCTGCTGGCGGGCATCGTGGTAGCGCAGGCCTACGGTTTGGCGGTACCCGCCTTCGCGGCGCACTACGCGGCCTTGGGTGAGCACCTGCGCCAGGAGCGCGGGCGCCACCGGCTGGTACTGACCGGCACCTTCCCGAAACACCACGCGCGGGCCATCATACACGCGCACCTGCTCCTCGGGCAGGGTGCGGTAGAACTGCCGCAGGTAGCGGCGGTAGGAGGCCCGGCTGGCTTCATCGGCCCGGTTGGCGCCATCAGCATACACGTGCCCTACCACCAGGGCCCGATCAAAGAGGTTATCAGTGAAGGCCTCGCGCCGGGCCCGGAACGTGAAAAAGTAAATCACCACTGAAAACAACAGCAGTGTAATGGCCAGAATAACGCCGAACTGTAGCGCCAGACGAGTGCGGATGGTCATAGGTCAGTAGGGGCCGGTTGTTGGCTTGTAATAGGTTTTCCTGGCATTGAAAACTCTTCATGAAGAACTAACAACCGGCAACTCATTAATCTTCCTTCAACACATAGCCCATACCCACCAAGGTGTGAATGAGCTTGGGGGAAAAGTCCTTATCAATCTTCTTGCGCAGAAAGTTGATGTAGACATCAATAACATTGGAACCGGTATCGAAAGACGTTTCCCAGACCTGCTCCAGAATATCAACGCGGGACACCACGCGGCCCTGGTTGCGCAGCAGAAAATGCAGCAGGGCAAACTCCCGGGCCGTGAGCTGAATCAGCTGCCCGCCCCGGGTCACGATTTTGCGCGTGGAGTCCAGGGTTAAGTCGGCCAGCCGCAGCACGGCTTCGGCCGCCGGGCCCTCGTGCCCGCGCCGCGTGAGGGCCCTAATGCGCGCCAGCAGCTCCTGAAAAGCAAAGGGCTTTACCAGGTAGTCATCGGCGCCGGCATCCAGGCCCCGGATTTTATCATCGGTTTCGCCCAGAGCCGTGAGCATGAGAATGGGCACGCGGGTATTCTCGGCCCGGATGCGCCGGCAGACATCCAGCCCGTTCAGGCCGGGCAGCATCTGGTCCAGAATAATCAGGTCGTACTGCCCCTCAAAGGCCTTATGCAGGCCCTGCAGCCCATCCATGGCTACATCTACGGTATGCGTTTGCTCACTGAGACCTTTATACAGAAAGGCTGCCACTTTGGGCTCGTCTTCTACCAGCAGAATCTTCATACAACAGGGTTAGGGGGCCCAAAATACGGGGTTTAGTTGCAGTACATCTACCGTGGCGCTGGCCGCTCAGTGTAGCTATTCCCTAAAGCGCTATATCGACCTAATTCAATACAATTTTTTGTAAGAATAATTTAAATACATCTTGACTTTATGAATCAAATCCTATAGGTTTAAAGAATTATTCTATCAGTGGTTTTTTAACAACTTCTAACAAAATAGTCTTCTCCTCCATTTTTCCCGGAGTGCCTGTCCTGATCTTTTTCACTTGTCTGCCACCGTCGTCATGCGCTGTTTCCCACCTTCTATCCGGTATTTTGTGTTGTTGATGAGTGTGATTTTCTCCAGTTGTGTGAGCCAGAAGGAGCTTCCTTACCTGCAGGACTCGCAGTACTCCACCTCCACCCCGGTGATGGTAGATAATACCCCGCCTACCTATAAGGTGCAGGCTAATGATATTATGTCCATCCAGGTGCAAAGCACGCAGGCGGTGCTCAGTTCCATCTTTAATCCTACCAACGTCAACGCCTTTCTAAGCGCCGACCCCGGCAACATGTATCTGACAGGCTATTCCGTTGATGCGCAGGGGTTTATTCACCTACCCACCATTGGGCCGCTGAAAGTAACGGGGCTTACGCTGGCGGAGGTGCAAAACCTGGTTC carries:
- a CDS encoding RNA polymerase sigma factor; the encoded protein is MAESINALVEGCRKNQPAAQRALYERLGYQLMGVCMRYCSSRAEAEDALQVTFVKIFTRLEQFRGQGPFEAWARRIAVTTAINSYQQNRQQHVPLDAAEVTELAHADGTPFDQLSAEDLVRMIHQLPLGYRTVLNLYAIEGYSHAEISELLGISEGTSKSQLSRARRLLEERLLVSTSSSNYND
- a CDS encoding carbonic anhydrase, yielding MKGIEPILENNRKWVDAKRQSDPQYFERLADGQQPRYLFIGCSDSRVPASAITGTGPGEMFVHRNIANMVVHTDLNLLSVLQYAVEVLGVQDIMVVGHYGCGGVAAAASDKQYGLIDNWLTNIRDVIRVHETEFLRIKDEDERLRRLVELNVVEQVRNLAKTSIIQNALKGDNPPRLHGLVYDIREGLLKDLQVDDNMIKDLDHIYGTKSADQVQEEKQSTEPHAPVAEKGAEQPAAKNGKAKAEQEATLHKVL
- a CDS encoding SulP family inorganic anion transporter → MSQTAEKVDTNTTAASPLPGGYLSTLANDAPAGLVVFLVALPLCLGISLASGAPLLAGIITGIVGGTLVSWLSGSQLSVSGPAAGLTVIVLTAIQTLGSFEALLAATVVAGILQVILGFVKAGIIGMYFPSSVIRGMLAAIGLILILKQIPHFLGADTDYFEDNNFFQLDGQNTFSAIGDALKALSPGAILIGSVSMLVLLAWDSKAMQRLKLVKMVPAALLVVAGSIGLNLLLGSIAPTLQVQPEHMVKLPVVSSLGDLSGLLTFPDWSAFLRPATYGVAFTIAMVASLETLLSVEAVDKLDPHKRHTPQNRELKAQGVGNMVAALLGGLPMTAVIVRSSANINAGAQTKMSAFIHGLFLLLSVLLLAPVLNLIPLSALAAVLLLVGFKLTKPALYRMQWKLGWEQFLPFIITILAILFSDLLKGISIGLVVAVFFILKANYQSAYFFHHEPSREPGTFHLKLSEHVSFLNKASIVQLLDRFKPGSRVIIDGSDSEVIDYDVLEAIENFRVNALERDIDLELRQIPQVTPVGH
- a CDS encoding sensor histidine kinase; this encodes MTIRTRLALQFGVILAITLLLFSVVIYFFTFRARREAFTDNLFDRALVVGHVYADGANRADEASRASYRRYLRQFYRTLPEEQVRVYDGPRVVFREGAGQYQPVAPALLAQVLTQGRVVRREGGYRQTVGLRYHDARQQRTFVVLASSVDADSRHELETLRVILLSGLLVSLVGVGIGGWFFAGQALRPMQRIVQEVDSITASDLHQRLSMADGQDEVSHLAQRFNRLLDRLETAFAGQRTFVRDASHELRTPLTAIIGELEVALLQQERTPEEYRRVLRSLLDAARLLKDLTNGLLQIARASDDPSQISRTQVRFDELLLLAHEEMQRRHPTCRIDLEFGESQPDGRTGPYSVFGNEALLLVAVLNVLENACKFSVGHNQPIVASLTAPPGHVCLEVRDQGMGMSETDRQQVFVPFFRAEAVRNVPGHGIGLPLTSKIMELHGGRIQVESQLGRGTQVWLILPFA
- a CDS encoding response regulator transcription factor, encoding MKILLVEDEPKVAAFLYKGLSEQTHTVDVAMDGLQGLHKAFEGQYDLIILDQMLPGLNGLDVCRRIRAENTRVPILMLTALGETDDKIRGLDAGADDYLVKPFAFQELLARIRALTRRGHEGPAAEAVLRLADLTLDSTRKIVTRGGQLIQLTAREFALLHFLLRNQGRVVSRVDILEQVWETSFDTGSNVIDVYINFLRKKIDKDFSPKLIHTLVGMGYVLKED